From the genome of Callithrix jacchus isolate 240 chromosome 7, calJac240_pri, whole genome shotgun sequence, one region includes:
- the FNDC10 gene encoding fibronectin type III domain-containing protein 10 has translation MRAPPLLLLLAACAPPPCSAAAPTPPGWEPAADAPWCPYKVLPEGPEAGSGRLCFRSPARGFRCQAPGCALHAPAGRSLRASVLRNHSVLLQWRLAPAAARRVRAFALNCSWRGAYTRFPCERVLLGASCRDYLLPDVHDGVLYRLCLQPLPLRAGPVALAPEPPEPAEPAECVEFTAEPAGMRHIVVAMTAVGGSICVMLVVICLLVAYITENLMRPALARPGLRRHP, from the coding sequence ATGCGCGCcccgccgctgctgctgctgctggccgcCTGCGCGCCGCCGCCGTGCTCCGCCGCCGCCCCGACGCCTCCGGGCTGGGAGCCGGCGGCCGACGCGCCCTGGTGCCCCTACAAGGTGCTGCCCGAGGGCCCCGAGGCGGGCAGCGGGCGCCTGTGCTTCCGCAGCCCAGCGCGCGGCTTCCGCTGCCAGGCCCCGGGCTGCGCGCTGCACGCCCCGGCCGGCCGCTCCCTGCGCGCCAGCGTCCTGCGCAACCACAGCGTACTCCTGCAGTGGCGCCTGGCCCCGGCCGCCGCGCGCCGCGTGCGCGCTTTCGCGCTCAACTGCTCGTGGCGCGGCGCCTACACGCGCTTCCCGTGCGAGCGCGTGCTGCTCGGGGCCTCCTGCCGCGACTACCTGCTGCCCGACGTGCACGACGGCGTTCTCTACCGCCTGTGCCTGCAGCCGCTGCCGCTGCGCGCCGGGCCCGTCGCCCTCGCGCCGGAGCCCCCCGAGCCAGCGGAGCCCGCCGAGTGCGTGGAGTTCACCGCCGAGCCTGCCGGCATGCGGCACATCGTAGTGGCCATGACGGCGGTGGGCGGCTCCATCTGCGTCATGCTGGTGGTCATCTGCCTGCTGGTGGCCTACATCACCGAGAACCTCATGCGCCCGGCTCTGGCGCGCCCCGGCCTGCGCAGACACCCCTGA